From Alloacidobacterium dinghuense:
AATCGTCAGCCAATGCAGTTGAATATTCTGCCGGACAGTGATATCGGCCAGGTTCCGCGCATGCTTTTTCGTAATGTCGGCAATTACGCGCAGTTGATCGGAACGCAGAATCCCGTTCGGAATGCCGACGCGCATCATGAAGTACTCGGTGGCCAGACCTTCGCCGCCTTTGCCGCCCACGGCGCCCACGCCATCGCCCTGCGTGTACACGCCCCACCACTTGAAGTAGGCTGAAGCCCACTCCGGCACCACGCTCGCCCGTCCCTGGCGGGCAAACTCGCGCACTTCGTTGAACGCCTCCCACGGATTCTTCTCGCGCTTCAGGCGTTCTATCTTCTGTGCTTTGGTTTCTTTTGGTGCAGCAGTGTCGGTCATCGCGTTTCCCTGTTCTGGAGAAATAAAAAACCCGCGTCAGTCTGAGCTGATACGCGGGCTTTATGTGAAACCTGAAACTTAGCTGTTAGCTGAGGTCATTCACTCAAAGTCCGGCGCACGCAGATACAACATCCGCAACAGAGCACCGGAATAGTCGAGTGAGACATAGATAAAGGGTAGCGGTTTGGCAGAGCCGAGTCAAGAAGAGACTGCCTCTGCCGCCATATTTAGAAGTTGAAGGCAGCTTCCAGAAAGATGCTGCGGTTGCCTGCCGTCGGCGGCCCAAAGAAGCCTCCCGCCAGCGATTGTGATTTATCAAAGAAGGGCGACAACAGCGTGCCGTTCGGTGTGCCAAGATTCTGATGGTTCAGGATGTTAGCTCCGAAAGCCGTCAGCGTCAGGTTGTACTTGCGCGACACCGAAGCGTCCAGCCTTCCCGGACCACCCGTATTGCCGCTCAAGCCCGAAAAGCCACGTCCACGTCCACCGCCGCCGCCACCCGGGCCGCCGCCACCTGGCCCGGGCCCCTCAATCTTCGGCCCAAGGCCAATCACCTTGGCAACACGCATATTCAGATTGATATTCGACGGTCCTGTGCCATATCCATAAGGAACAATCCGCTCATTCGTCCCAAGCGGATTTGTATTCAGGCAGCCGAACCGCGTCTCCACAACTCCCGCCTCGCTGCAACTCGCCGCAAATGTGGGACGCGCATTGAACTGGTTGTTCGCCGTCAGATCATTGCCGATCGTCAGGTTATACGGCGTTCCAGAGTTATACCCGAGGAACGGTGAGAACGACAGCGCCCACGGAGCCTGGAAATTTCCTAGAATGATGAACCGGTTGTGTATGTCAAAGGCCGAGCGCCCATAATCGAGCTTCGGATCGTGCGCGTTCGAAAGAAATGAGTTTACCCCGCCCGTGTTGCTGCGCGCATTGTTGTACACATAGAACCCGAAAAAGCTGAGCCGCCGGAAGCGCGCCCTGCCGCTGGCAATCAACTGGCTCTGCCGGTAAAAACCGCCCGATTGATACGTGTACAGGTTCTCGCTCGGCGGTGCCAGATTCACAGCGTCCGCATACGTCCCGCTGGACGCGTCCCAGAACGGAGCGCTAATGTTGTTTGTCCAATATTGGTGTACCCCTTGGCTGTAAAGATAGGTCACGTTGGCAGTCGCATTTTTCGTAATCTGCCGATCGAGGCCGATGGCGCCTTGCATATCCACAGCAGCGCGGAAATGCGAGTCGATCTGGTAGTACGTCGGCGCAGGATTCGTATTAGGCTGGTTCGAATCAAACGACTGAATCACAATCTGCTGGTTCGAGACCCCGCCATTGACCGGCACATTGTGATGAATCGTATAGATCACAAAAGGCGTGCTGCCGCCGCCACCAAAGCTATTCGCGACACCCCAGCGCTGATAGAACCATCCGTAACCCGCGCGCAGCACCGTCTTGGCTGGCTTCTTACCACCGCCGTCGAGCGCGTATGCAAACGAGAGCCGTGGAGCCCAGCTATTGATGTCGTGGATATAGTTCTGCGCCTCCCAACGTAGCCCGTAGCTCAGCGTAAAGCGCGGATTGATCTTCCAGTCATCCTGATAAAACAGGCCGGAATCAAACAGCGTGGCGCGCGCCGTGTACGCGTTGTTGTTCACCACCGTGTATTGAAACCTCTGTGGCTGGTTGTTCAAGTAGTCCGTAAGCGACTGGTAGGTGTACAGTCCGTTCGTTCCCGCGTTGGTATAGTTGGCGTCGCGCGTAGCCCGCAATCTCGCGCCAAAGTTCAGCGAGTGCGCTCCTTCAGCCGCCGTGAAGTAATCCTGCAATTCGAAATAGTCCTGGTTATCGCGCAGCGTCCCGTTATTACTACCGCCCGAAGTAAAGGCTCCCTGCACAGAAATCGTCGGATCAGTCGAAAGCGGGGTCTGCTGTGCCCGCGTGCGCGTGTACTCAAAGCGCATATCGTTCACGACCCTAGGACTCATCACCCAGCTGTTGCTGATCTGAATTTCATTTTCGATATTGTGCGTGTTGTATCCAACCGTCGGCAGGCTGGTCGTCCCGATACCCGCGTTTGACTGTGTGTTGCGCGTAAAGTCGTAGCGAACCGTCAAGGTGTCCGCCTGGCCCAACTGGATGTCAAAGCGCGGTGCAATATCAATGCGGGTGCTCGGATTACTAACGGTGGTATTCAAATACTGAGGATTATTCGGATCAGTCGTCGTCGCTGGATTCACTGCATCCACCACGCTCACGTTCTGAATATTGCGCCCAAAGGCATTCAGGAAAAACGAGGTGTTCTTTGTGAGCGATGCGCCGATATTCCCGTTCAGAAAATAAGTGTAGTAATCCGGAAACGGAATCTTCGGCTGTCCCGGCTGCAGGTTCGAATTCAGAATTGGGTTCGCCGCGTTAAAGGCCGAAGTCGTCCCGCGCACATTGATGCTTCCATGCAGTTTGTCCGTACCAGGCTTGGTCAGAATTTCAATGCGCCCATAGCCGAGCCGGTCATACTGCGCAGAAAACGGATTCTGGTTCACGCGAATTTCGCGGATCGACGACTTTGGTGGAAGCTGCCCGCCGGTAAATCCATCGATATAAATCTGACCGCCATTTGGTCCCGCCGAAGGCCCGGCCAGCGCCTGCAACTCATTCTGCAGTTCATCGGGATCGTCTGACAGCGCATCCAAATCCTTGCCTTTCAGCACAACCGCATTGGCGTTGCTGTCCGGGCTTGTATCGACCGTCGTGCTCTCGGCCTGCACCTGCACCTGCTGCTGCTCAACTGCGATCGCCAGCGGCACGTCGAACTGCTTCGTCTGTCCTGCGCCAACCGAGATAGCTTTCGAATTCGACGAAGCAAAGCCCTGCGCATTCGCGATGACGATATACGTGCCCGGTGTCAGATTGTTGACCTGATACGTGCCGCCCGCATTCGACGTCACCGTGGCAACGGTGTGACCATCCGGCGTCGTCAGGCTTACATTCGCATTTGGAATCACTGCGCCCGATGGGTCAGTCACCTGTCCGCGCACAGAACCTTTCGCCGCCTGCGCCAATAACCGGCTCGCGGAAGCAAGACTCAACAGCAGAACCAGCAAGATAGAAAAATAGCGTATTAGAACTCTTTGCTTCACAAATTCTCCAAGAGTTTCAACGATTAGACGTAAAGTTGTGCTTACTGTTGCGCGGCCGCCGCGGAATCCCCGCCGCCGCCGAGACTCCAGGAAGAAGAAAATAGGCTCTGGCTTGCTTTGGTCGAAGCCTGGAGCATGGGTTCAACACCGGCAAGCAGCGTGATCGCCGTAGCCGTGTCGCTTGCGCCTTCGGTTGCGACAATCATCACCGCGTCGCCAGGATGCAGATCGGTAAGCTGCACACTCGGCGCGCGTTGCAGCATCTGCGAAAGATCTCCACGCTGGCCGCCTGCTCTGCCGCTGCCCATTCCGCCGCCATTGCCCGCAACAGGCTGCGCGCTGGCGGAAACCGGCTGTTCGCTGCCGCCCGATGCACCCTTAAACCGTGCTGCAATTCCTTGTGCCATCTCGGGCGCGAGTTTGTGCAATTGCGAATCCGGCGTGAAGCGAACCACAACCGGCTTCTTGGTAATGAGATCGGTGACCGTCAACGTTTGTCCGGCAGTATTCACGCTCGCTACCATCGCAGCAATATTCCGGAACGAGCCAGCGACAATCTCATCCGCATTGACTTCAGTCCCGTCAGTATTACGATCACCGCGTGCCCGCAATTGGTCGCCCGGTTTGATCTGGTCGAGCGAAGAAACTTTGGCATCATCGAATTTCACCGAATCCGGCGCATACCGTCGCACAATCGTCTTCGGCGTCGTGTGAATCGTATAAGTCCGCGACCCGGCCGTGACCACAACCGTTCCGGCTGCTGCATCAACAGACTTCACAATCCCGCCCAAGCCGCGCTTCTGCCAGTCCTCGCGGTCCTGCTGCTGCTTCTGCGCGATGTCACTCTTCTTCATCGCGATCACAGCCTGCGCGGAATACGTATTCTCCGCGGACCCGGGAGTCGCCCGCACCAGCACCCGGTCGCCAATCGTCAGATCCTGAGCCTTGATCGGCGTCGCGCTGCTCAAATCCTTCTGCCCCGGCTCCGTGCGCACAATGCGCGTTGCATCGCTGACCGTAATTGTGGAGACGACACCTGCATCGGACTTGATTGTGATCGCATCGCCGCTCACAGCCGTCACCGTTCCCAGCAGCCGCGCC
This genomic window contains:
- a CDS encoding TonB-dependent receptor, encoding MKQRVLIRYFSILLVLLLSLASASRLLAQAAKGSVRGQVTDPSGAVIPNANVSLTTPDGHTVATVTSNAGGTYQVNNLTPGTYIVIANAQGFASSNSKAISVGAGQTKQFDVPLAIAVEQQQVQVQAESTTVDTSPDSNANAVVLKGKDLDALSDDPDELQNELQALAGPSAGPNGGQIYIDGFTGGQLPPKSSIREIRVNQNPFSAQYDRLGYGRIEILTKPGTDKLHGSINVRGTTSAFNAANPILNSNLQPGQPKIPFPDYYTYFLNGNIGASLTKNTSFFLNAFGRNIQNVSVVDAVNPATTTDPNNPQYLNTTVSNPSTRIDIAPRFDIQLGQADTLTVRYDFTRNTQSNAGIGTTSLPTVGYNTHNIENEIQISNSWVMSPRVVNDMRFEYTRTRAQQTPLSTDPTISVQGAFTSGGSNNGTLRDNQDYFELQDYFTAAEGAHSLNFGARLRATRDANYTNAGTNGLYTYQSLTDYLNNQPQRFQYTVVNNNAYTARATLFDSGLFYQDDWKINPRFTLSYGLRWEAQNYIHDINSWAPRLSFAYALDGGGKKPAKTVLRAGYGWFYQRWGVANSFGGGGSTPFVIYTIHHNVPVNGGVSNQQIVIQSFDSNQPNTNPAPTYYQIDSHFRAAVDMQGAIGLDRQITKNATANVTYLYSQGVHQYWTNNISAPFWDASSGTYADAVNLAPPSENLYTYQSGGFYRQSQLIASGRARFRRLSFFGFYVYNNARSNTGGVNSFLSNAHDPKLDYGRSAFDIHNRFIILGNFQAPWALSFSPFLGYNSGTPYNLTIGNDLTANNQFNARPTFAASCSEAGVVETRFGCLNTNPLGTNERIVPYGYGTGPSNINLNMRVAKVIGLGPKIEGPGPGGGGPGGGGGGRGRGFSGLSGNTGGPGRLDASVSRKYNLTLTAFGANILNHQNLGTPNGTLLSPFFDKSQSLAGGFFGPPTAGNRSIFLEAAFNF